From a single Carassius carassius chromosome 8, fCarCar2.1, whole genome shotgun sequence genomic region:
- the LOC132145039 gene encoding pyruvate dehydrogenase (acetyl-transferring) kinase isozyme 2, mitochondrial-like, whose amino-acid sequence MKFVRYIMRNAAMLNAPKHIDYYAKFSPSPLSMKQFLDFGSTNACEKTSFAFLRHELPVRLSNSLKEINLLPDKLIMTQSVQLVHSWFIQSLMDILEFQDKSPNDPKVLAEFVDTLVTIRNRHNDVVPTMAEGVIEYRDAFGADPVTCQNIQYFLDRFYMSRISIRMLINQHTLIFDGSTNPGHPSSIGCIDSCCDVTNVIRDAYESAKMLCEQYYLGSPELELREINTKNKSRPIEISYVPSHLFHMVFELFKNAMRATIENHETSSTLPPIKVMVALGGEDLSIKISDRGGGVPFKKIDRLFSYMYSTAPRPTIGDYRRTPMAGFGYGLPISRLYARYFQGDLQLYPMEGYGTDAAIQLKALSTDSVEKLPVFNQTALRHYKFNQEADDWCVPSKEPLNLAAYKAAK is encoded by the exons ATGAAGTTTGTAAGATATATAATGAGGAATGCTGCAATGCTAAATGCACCAAAGCATATCGATTACTACGCGAAATTTTCTCCATCACCGCTGTCAATGAAGCAGTTTCTGGATTTCG GATCCACAAACGCGTGCGAGAAAACATCTTTCGCTTTTCTCAGACATGAGCTCCCCGTCAGACTAAGCAACAGTTTGAAGGAGATCAACCTTTTACCAGACAAACTGATAATGACTCAATCCGTTCAACTAGTTCACAGCTG GTTTATCCAAAGCCTGATGGATATCCTAGAATTCCAAGACAAGAGTCCCAATGACCCTAAAGTTCTTGCTGA ATTTGTGGACACTCTGGTGACCATCAGGAACAGGCACAATGATGTGGTACCCACCATGGCTGAAGGTGTCATCGAGTATAGGGATGCGTTTGGGGCAGATCCTGTGACATGTCAAAACATTCAGTACTTTCTGGACCGCTTTTACATGAGCCGCATCTCCATTCGCATGCTCATCAACCAGCACA CTTTGATCTTTGATGGCTCCACAAATCCAGGACATCCCAGCAGCATCGGGTGCATTGACTCCTGCTGCGACGTCACAAATGTAATTAGAG ATGCATATGAGAGCGCTAAAATGCTCTGTGAGCAGTATTACCTCGGATCCCCTGAGCTGGAGCTTAGAGAGATAAACA CAAAGAACAAGTCACGGCCAATCGAGATATCATATGTTCCTTCTCATCTCTTCCACATGGTTTTTGAGCTCTTCAAG AACGCAATGAGGGCCACAATTGAGAATCATGAAACAAGCAGCACCTTGCCACCAATCAAAGTCATGGTTGCTCTAGGTGGAGAGGACCTGTCAATCAAG ATCAGTGACAGGGGCGGTGGCGTTCCGTTTAAGAAGATTGATAGACTTTTTAGCTACATGTATTCAACAGCGCCCAGACCTACTATTGGTGACTATCGGCGGACCCCAATG GCTGGCTTTGGTTACGGCCTTCCCATCTCCCGCCTGTACGCACGCTACTTCCAAGGTGATCTCCAGCTTTATCCAATGGAGGGCTATGGTACAGATGCTGCAATTCAGCTGAAG GCCCTGTCTACAGATTCAGTAGAGAAGCTTCCAGTGTTCAACCAAACCGCCTTGCGCCATTACAAATTCAACCAGGAAGCTGATGACTGGTGTGTCCCGAGCAAAGAGCCGCTGAACTTAGCTGCGTACAAGGCTGCAAAGTGA
- the zgc:174904 gene encoding CD209 antigen-like protein C: MSANKEGMHFNLIDGPDDDCSSPEVRYSVFQNPDKSRKQFCQDPFKVATACLTAFCLILLMILVVTSVHSGKARSDQDSPSSTAELHMQKGCANVSALTEELQAVKKEKSELEKERTQLKNRITELEATPAPQTTPLPTKSPCPEDWKHFNGSCYYVSEYRRSWSDSQMNCKRQGGHLAILLTAEEQTFIWNLLPRGYWNAFWFGISDAKVEDDWYWVDGTKLVGGFWEDGEPNNHINEDCGYMIKTDVLSRVATKSWYDAPCHMSLPWICEKQVSS, encoded by the exons ATGTCTGCAAACAAAGAGGGGATGCACTTCAATCTCATCGACGGGCCTGACGATGACTGCAGCAGTCCAGAGGTGCGATATTCAG TATTTCAGAACCCAGATAAAAGTAGAAAGCAATTTTGCCAAGATCCCTTCAAGGTGGCAACCGCATGTCTGACTGCTTTCTGCCTCATCTTACTCATGATCCTGGTGGTCACAAGTGTTCACAGCG GCAAGGCACGATCTGATCAGGATTCTCCGTCCAGCACTGCTGAATTGCACATGCAGAAGGGCTGCGCTAACGTATCGGCTCTGACTGAAGAGCTGCAGGCCGTGAAGAAAGAAAAGAGTGAACTGGAGAAAGAACGGACGCAGTtgaaaaacagaatcactgagctTG AGGCAACCCCTGCACCACAAACCACTCCATTGCCAACGAAAAGTCCCTGTCCTGAAGACTGGAAGCACTTTAATGGCAGCTGTTACTACGTCTCAGAATACAGAAGGAGCTGGTCGGACAGTCAGATGAACTGCAAGCGGCAAGGAGGACATCTGGCCATCCTCCTCACAGCTGAGGAACAG ACGTTCATATGGAACCTGCTGCCCCGTGGATACTGGAACGCTTTCTGGTTTGGCATAAGTGATGCAAAAGTAGAAGATGACTGGTACTGGGTGGACGGAACTAAACTAGTTGGAGG TTTCTGGGAAGATGGCGAGCCAAACAACCATATTAATGAAGACTGTGGCTACATGATAAAAACAGATGTGTTAAGCCGTGTGGCTACCAAGAGCTGGTATGACGCGCCCTGCCACATGTCTTTGCCCTGGATCTGTGAGAAACAGGTGTCCTCGTGA